The following DNA comes from Mucilaginibacter jinjuensis.
ACCACAATGCCGCGGCCTGTTATAGATTGTTTTGAACCTTCGGGCTGGTAACTTACACCAAAAAAGCCTGCATCGCCGGGCATGGTTGATGTGCCGCTTACCGACTCTACTCCAGGGATTTTCAGCAATTCATTTTTAAAAGCTTTGGTTTGTTTGTTGAGCAAAAATGCATTGTTCACCACAATGATATGGTCCTTTTTAAAACCCAGTTTATCGCCTTGCATAAAATTGATCTGCTGGTTTACAATAATGGTAGCGATGATTAATACAATGGATATACTGAATTGGAAGATCACCAACCCATTCCGCAGAAACAAACCGTATTTGTTTGATTTAAATCGTCCCTTTAAAACGGTTATCGGATTAAATGACGACAGAATAAATGCGGGATATATACCTGCTATTCCACCAAGCACAATTGCAAATACAACAAGCAACAATAAGTGCAAAGGCGTTATAAAATATAAGACTGAAAGATCTTTATCGGCGATCTGGTTAAACAACGGTAATAGCAACAGTATCAACCCAAAAGCTATAACCAAACTCATCAGGCTAATGATTACAGACTCGGTTAAGAACTGGTAAACAATAGATTGTTTATCGGACCCGAATGTTTTGCGGATCCCTACTTCTTTAGCGCGTTCGACAGATAATGAGGTTGAGAGGTTGATGAAATTGATACAGGCCAGTGCCAATATAAATATGGCAATTACGCTAAACAGGTAAATGGTGGTCATGCTGCCATTTACGCTGAGTTCGGATTCCAGGTCTGAAATCAAATGTATTTTGGTAAGCGGCTGCAAATAATAATGGTAGCCATTACCCGCTGCCGTAAATTGCTCATAAGTTTCGCCGAAAGAACGGCCAATTTCTCCCGCGACATATTTTTTGACAATGGATGGAAGCTTTGCATCAACAGCCTGCGGCGAAGCGCCCGGCTTAAGCAGTAAATAAGTGTAAGCCGAAAAACCGGTATAATTAGGCTGACTGGTAAACGGGAAGCTACTTGCAGAAATCAGCATACTAAACTTAAAGTGTGAGTTAGCGGGCCAGTCCTGCACCACAGCGCTGATTACAAAGTTTGGGTTCGCGTTATTTTGATCAACCAAAAACTGTTTACCGATGGCCTGATCTGCCGAACCAAAAATGCGTTTAGCTGTACTCTCGCTAATAACCACATTATTTACTTTAGTTAAAGCAGTTAAGGGATTACCGGCGAGTGCCTTGTAACTAAACACATTAAAAAAGTTAGAATCGGCAATCAGTACCTTTCTTTCCTCAAAAACCTTATCACCATATTTAAGCGGGAAAGTGCCATTTCCTATAGGGTCAAACATCCTGGTGCATTGTTCAATCTCGGGGAAATCATGTCTCGCCGCATCACCAATTGACGCCGGGATAATGGCATAAGACGTTGATCTGCCAGGATAAATCCGATCAAGCGCTATCCGGTAAATACGGTCGCCTTTCTCCTGAAACTTATCATAACTCAGCTCATCCTGTATAAACAAAACAATGAGCAGGCAAACGGCCATACCTGTAGCCAAACCCAATATGTTAATAACACTAAACGCTTTGCGTTTCAGTAAGCTTCGTAAAGCTACTTTCAGATAGTTTTTAAACATGGTATTCAGTTGTCTGTTATCAGTTCGGTTGTCTGTTATCGGTTGTTTGTTGTCAGTCTTTGTTCCCTCTTATAATCCTCTATCTTTTATCTAATTGTCTTTTGTCCCCAAGTCCTTTATCCAAAATCTATTTACTACGCAAGCTTTTAACCGGGTTTGCTAAAGCTGCTTTAACCGAGCGATAGCTAACCGTTAAAGACGAAATAACAATTGTAATTAACACCGCCGATAAGAAGATCCAGGGGCTTAGTGCTATCCGGTATTTAAAATCTTGTAGGTAGTGGTGCATAGCCCACCAGGCTAGTGGTGCGGCAATTACAAAAGCCACAAGCACCAGCATACCAAACTCGCGCCCAAACAACCATATAATATTTTGTACCGAGGCTCCTAATACTTTCCGTACGCCTATCTCTTTGGTTTTACGCAGTGCCATAAAAGATATTAATCCATATAGGCCCAGGCACCCAATTAAGATGGCGATGCATGCAAATACCTCAATCAGCTTTAACATGGTATTATCCTGATCGTAAAATTTGGCAAGGCGCTCATCCAAAAACTGATAGCTATAAATATGATCGGGGTAGGTTTCGGTCCAAAGTTTATCAAAAGCAGCCAAAGCAGGTTTAGCATTATTAAGGTTAACTTTTATAGCATAATTATCATAACTCTGATAGTTAGTGGTTAAAAATACCGGCGCTATACCTTGACGGAATGAGGCATTGTGAAAATTCTTAATCACCCCCACAACCGGGCCAGTATTACCCCCGGCACGAATCATTTTGCCAATAATATCCTGCGGCGAACGCAGATTTAGTTTTTTCACTACCACTTCATTCACAACGAATTCGCGCGAGGTATCCGATGGAAACAGGTTGCGGCCGGCTATCAGCTTTAATCCAAAAGTTTTAATGTATTGGTCGTCGGCATCCTTTTCGTTAATTTCCCAAAGCTCATCTTTAACGTTATTGCCATATCTGATGCCCGTTAGGTTATTAGATTGAGAAGCTGGCGGCTGATGGCATATCGAAACACTCTCTACCCCCGGCACGCTGGCCAGCCGGTTATGTAAGGTATTCATCTTCATTTTATCATCTGTTGGTACAGGCAATAAAATGATCCCTTGTTTATTAAAACCTAAATCGGTAGTGCGCGAAAAATTCATCTGGCTGGCTATCACTATAGTACCAATAATCAGCACCTGCGAAATTGCGAACTGCGTTATAACCAGCACTCTCCTTAAAGAAAAACCGCCCACATTTTTCTGCGACACTTCCCCTTTTAAAGCGATTACAGGCTGAAATTTTGCAAGTACCAAACCCGGATAAGAACCTGATAAAAATATAACCACTAAAGATAAAAGCACAAGGAATGATGCCAGCTCAATATCAGTACCTGTATTAAACTGAATTTTTGTGCCGAAAAGATCATTAAGATAAGGCAAAGCAAGATAGGCCAACACACAAGCCCCTGCTACAGACAGGAGTGTAATTAATGCCGTTTCTGAAATAAACTGCCAGAAAAGCTGCTTAGGTACCCCGCCCATCACTTTACGTACACCAACTTCTTTAGCCCGGTTAAGCACTTGTGCCGTAGCCAGGTTAATAAAGTTTACACAGGCTGTTACAATTAAAAACAGGCCAACTAAAGCAAAAGCCCACAGCATGCGTCTGTCTGTTTCGCCACTGTAATCTGTATTGAAGTGGATATCGTTAAGGGGCTGTAATTTATAAGTGGTGGTTTTGGCGTCTTCGGGGGCAAGGTATTTTTTAGCAAATCCAACAAAATTAAGGTCTACATTCTGTTGGGTTACGCTTGGTTTTAACAGTAAGAAACACTGCATACTGCTCGAAACCTGTGTCCAGCTATCGTCACGCGCCAGGTCGGGATAAGCATCTTTTAAATTGAGATAGGATAAATAAATCTCGCTCTTATAATCTGTATTATTGGGGATATCCTTCAAAATCCCCGTAACCTTAAAATCTGTTTTGTTGTTATACCTTATAATTTTGCCAATGGCCTCTTCGGTACCAAAATATTTGGCAGCCATTTTTTGGGTGATAATGGCGGTATTGGGTTCGGCCAACATAGTTTTCCTGTCGCCCTGCAGTAATGGGAAATTAAATATGTCGAAAAATTGAGGCTCGGCAAATGCTACGGTTTCCTCTTCATCAAACTTTTTAACATCCTTTGCTCCGGGTAAAGATATGAGCACCTTGCGGTTGGTTTTAATACGCGCTACGTGTTCTGCAAAGCTATAATTATCACGTACGGCCTTACCCAGGGGCTGCGGCACACCCGGTTGATATTCAATCGACTCTTCGTGAAACTCGGTAACCACCCGGTAAATCCGCTGCTTATTACGATGAAACGAATCGAAGCTTAGATGATAGCTTACCAGCATAAAAATGAGTATACCACAGGTAATACCCAATGATAAGCCCACCACATTGATAATAGCATAAGCCTTATTGTGCTTTAGGTTTCGTAAAGCCACTTTGATATAGTTTCTTATCATAGTTCGGTTGTCTGTTATCGGTTATCGGTTGTCAGTCTTGTCTTTTCGTCTTTTATTTAAAGCATAAGTGTTACTCGCTCATTCACTACTCACTCCTTCACAACTAAACCTATTCGCTTCGTAAACTCTTTATCGGGTTAATCAGCGCTGCTTTAACAGATTGGAAACTGATGGTTGCAAAAGCAATAACTATGGCTCCTAAACCTGCTACCGCAATTATCCACCATTGTATATTTTGCCTGTAAGCAAAGCCCTGCAGCCAGTATTGCATGGCAAACCAGGCTAATGGAGCGGCTATTATTATTGAAACAATTACCAGTTTTATAAAATCTATAGAAAGCATAGCTACAATCGTAGAAACTCCGGCTCCTAATACTTTGCGGATACCGATCTCTTTGGTACGTTGTTCGGCAGCGTAGGCTGCAAGGCCAAATAAACCTAAGCAGGCAATAATGATGGCCAGTGAGGTAAAGGATACAAATATTTTGCCCATACGTTGCTCGGTACGATAAGTAGCATCAAAATCCTGGTCCATAAATGAGTAGTCGAACTGCTGGTTAGGGCTCATTTCTTTCCATTTATTTTCAACCTGTTTGATAAAGCCAGGCATATCACTTGTTTTTACGCGTATGTTTAATGCACCCCGCTCCTCGCCAAGTATGAGTGTTAAATGCGAAACATTTTCGCGCAGCGAGTTAAAATTGAAATCTTTCATCACGCCAACAATGCGGTATCCTTTTATAACCTTAGCTTGCTGGTCCATAGGCACATACAGCATTTTGTTTATAGGATCTTTATAACCGAGGCGCTTTGCAGCCATTTCGTTGATAATAATTGATGACGAATCTGTAAGCATTTGTTTTGAAAAATCGCGACCGGCAACCATTTTAATTCCCAGTGTGTTGATATAGTCTTCGTCAACATACCACATTTGGGTGTTCATGGCGTTTTTAGTATCCAGCGTTGGTGTCAGAAACATGGTATTGCTGTTCCGATAGTCCATTGTTGGGGTATAACCGGTCATGGTAGCATTGCCAACACCAGGCATCCGCTTAATTTCGTCTTTAAAGGTTTTGGCTTGCTTACCCAATGCGTATAAGTTTTTTACCACCAGCACATGGCTGCGGCTATAACCCAGATCTTTATTTTGGATATATTTTAACTGATTATAAATTACCAGCGTACCAATGATCAAGAATATAGAAATAGAGAACTGCAGCACCACCAAAAAACTACGTAACGAACCACCTTTAAAACCGGCAGCCAGTTTACCTTTTAAAACCTCGATAGGCTGAAAACCTGATAAGAAAAACGCAGGATACGAGCCAGCCAAACAACCAATAACCAATACAATAATTAATATGGTTGGGATTAGCCATATTAAGGAATGAACAGTAAAAGTTAGCTCTTTCCCAGACATTTGGTTAAATATCGGCAATAAAGCCCATGCGGTGATAAGCGCAATAACAGTAGCCACCAGGGTAACCATAATAGATTCAGCCAGAAACTGGGCGATTAAATGTTTACGTGCCGAACCCAATACCTTACGTACCCCTACCTCACGTGCCCGGTTTGCAGAACGCGCGGTACTAAGGTTCATGAAGTTTACACAGGCTATCAGCAGAATAAACAAAGCAATAGCCGAGAAGATATATACGAACTGGATATTCCCATTCTGTCCCAATTCCGCCTGAAGATTAGATTTCAAGTGAATATCTTTCAACGGAATGGTATTCATACGGATGTAGTTCCCGGCTTTTTCGAAATCGTCATAGCTCATGTGCACTACATTTTGCATTTGCGGATCCATGTGCTCTTTCACCATCTGTTTCATCCGCCTGTTTAAGGCAACAATGTCTGCGCCCGGTTTAAGCAGGATATAAGTCTGGAAATTATTGCTCAGCCAGGTTGTTTGCCTGCTTTCGTCAAGTGTTGTCATCGATATAAAAATATCAGCCTGCACGTGCGATTGCTTAGGGATATCCTTAATTACACCGGTTATTTTATAGTTGGTATTTTCATTAGTTACCAAAGTTTTGCCAACTACGTTGGTGCTGCCAAAATATTTATTGGCTGTGCTTTCGCTTATTACTACAGCATGGGGCTCTTTCAAGGCAGTATTAGGGTCGCCATTGATCATGGGAAAGGTGAATACCGAAAAAATCTTTGGATCGGCATAAATCACATGGTGTTCCTGGATATTTTGCTCGCCTTTTTTCAGATTAAGTCCACCGTTTTGCCTAAACCTAACAGCATGTTCTACATCAGGGAACTCGCTCTCTAAAACAGCCGCCAGAGGTGCGGGAGCCACCGCATAAGAATCGTCACTTCCACCAAACTTAATATCATTGTTAACACGGTAAATTCGGTCTAACTTAACGTTATAACGGTCATAACTCAGCTCATCAATCACATAAAACACAATCAGCAAGCAAACAGCCAAACCCAAAGCCAGGCCCAATACATTGATGGCAGTAAAACCTTTATTTTTTTTCAGACTGCGGTACGCAGTTTTAATGTAATTCCTAAACATAACTCTTCGATTTAGTTGTCGGTTATCTGTTGTCGGTTGTCAGTCCTGGCAACCGTTTTATGTTCTTGGTCTTTTGTCTTTAATCCTTCATCTAATATCTATCGCCTCACAACTCACTAATTCACCACTCACTCCCTCACAACTCAATCATTCACTTCTCAAACTCTTTATTGGGTTTGCTATAGCTGCTTTAATAGATTGGAAACTAATGGTTAGCAGTGCGATTAACATGGCTACGCAACCTGCAATGGCAAACACCCACCAGTTAATAGTAATACGGTATTCGTAATTATTCAGCCAATTATGCATGCCCCAATAAGCCAGCGGAAAGGCTACTATGCAGGCCATCGCAACCAGTTTTAGGAAGTCGACAGAAAGCAGGCTTGTGATACCCGAAACTGATGCACCGAGCACTTTACGGATACCAATTTCTTTAAAGCGGCGTTCAGCGGTGTAAGCGGCTAAGCCAAATAAACCCAGGCACGAAATAACGATGGCCAGCAACGCGAAAACCTGCGACAGCTTGCTCACCAGCATTTCACTCAGGAAATGTTTATTAAACTGATCATCCACAAAACGGTATTCGAACGGGTAGCCTGGATTGTAGCGGCTTACAATGTTTTTAACATCGTCAATGCCTTTGGCTACATCTTTTCCGTTAAGCTTAACATACATAATGTAGGCATCCTGCGGCTTTATAACAGAAAAAACAACAGGGTCTGGCGTACCATACATGTTGCCATATACATAATCATTTACTACGCCAACTACCCTTAATTTAACATTAGGATCGCCTTCGTTATAATAGAGCTTATTGATAGCACTTCCCTTGCCCATTAGCTTTGCAAAAGATCTTGTTATCACCGTGTTCATGGTTTTAACCGCACCCTGCACAGCAACCACAGAATCGGATGATTGTAGGTTACGGCCTTCCAGAATGTGCATGCCCGAGGTGGCAAAAAACTCGGGGGTAATACTTCGGCCCGATATTAATACTTTACTACCGGGGGCTTTTCCTTCCCAGCCTAAGCGGTCGGTGTTGTTGCCGCCGCCTAATGTGGTATGGTCGGCTAAAGCTGCATCGCTTACGCGACCGCTATTAATCATATCCTGCTTAATGGCGTTAAAGTTTTTACCCAGGTCGCCATGTACCATTACTTCAACTAAGTTGTCTTTATTGAGGCCTAAGTTCCTCGATTTAACATGCTGGATCTGTTGATAAATAATGATGGTGCCTATAATTAAAATAATAGAAACAGAGAACTGTAGAACCACCAGCCCTTTGCGGATATATGCGGCGCTGCCGTCTTTCAATTTCAGCCCCTTTAATACAGATACCGGATTAAATGACGACAGATAGAACGAAGGGTAACTCCCTGCAATTAGCCCACAAATTAGCGTAATACCCAATAAAGCAAGCAGATGCAAAGGTTTATCCAAGCCAATAGTTAGCTGCTGCTGTACCAACGCGTTAAACAATGGCATTAGCAACACTACTATAAATACAGCCAGAATAGCGGCGACAAAGGCCAGTATTAAAGCTTCGCCGATAAATTGAGCTATTAATGATTTTTTACCTGCACCCAGCACTTTACGTACACCCACTTCGCGTGCACGTTTCTCGCTGCGGGCGGTAGCCAGGTTCATAAAATTGATGCAGGCTATTAATAAGATGATCCAGGCTATAACGCTGAACAACCGTACATACTCGATTTGCCCTCCGGTCATTTTACCATTTTCGAAATGATCGTGCAGATGCCAGTTGTTCAAATTAAACAGGAAAGGGTGACTGATGGATACAGGCGAGTGGCGCTGCACAAAGTTTTTCAGTTGCTTGTTAACGGCATCAACGTTGGCACCGGGTTTTAATTCGACATAGGTGGTGAGGCCGCTGTTACCCCAGTCTTTCATCCAGGGGCTTTGTTTGTAGATAATTTCAAATGGTGCTATCCACTCAAATTGTATACTCGAATTAGTGGGATTGTCTTTTATTACGCCCGACACCACGTAATTTTCTTTATTATCAACCCGTATGGTTTTGCCGATCACATTTTGCTGGTTGCCAAAAAACTTTTTGGCCGTAGCCTCAGTAATTACCAATGAGTTTAATTGAGAGAAGGCATTTTTGATATTCCCCTGCACAAATGGCAAAGTAAACATCTCGAAAAACGTTGGCTCAGCATATCTGCCCGATGCATATACAGATTTATCGCCAACGGTAAAAAGCAGTGATGTTTCACCTTCTGATGCACGGCAGGTTTTCTCTATGCCCGGTATTTCAGTCTGCATAGCAGCAGCTAAGGGTGCCTGCGTTGAGTTATGGGTAAACACATATTTATCATACGGCTGGTTAACCAGGGTTAAATAAACACGGTCTTTATTGGTGTTAAACTGGTCGAAACTAAACTCATTCTCAACCCATAGAA
Coding sequences within:
- a CDS encoding ABC transporter permease; translated protein: MFKNYLKVALRSLLKRKAFSVINILGLATGMAVCLLIVLFIQDELSYDKFQEKGDRIYRIALDRIYPGRSTSYAIIPASIGDAARHDFPEIEQCTRMFDPIGNGTFPLKYGDKVFEERKVLIADSNFFNVFSYKALAGNPLTALTKVNNVVISESTAKRIFGSADQAIGKQFLVDQNNANPNFVISAVVQDWPANSHFKFSMLISASSFPFTSQPNYTGFSAYTYLLLKPGASPQAVDAKLPSIVKKYVAGEIGRSFGETYEQFTAAGNGYHYYLQPLTKIHLISDLESELSVNGSMTTIYLFSVIAIFILALACINFINLSTSLSVERAKEVGIRKTFGSDKQSIVYQFLTESVIISLMSLVIAFGLILLLLPLFNQIADKDLSVLYFITPLHLLLLVVFAIVLGGIAGIYPAFILSSFNPITVLKGRFKSNKYGLFLRNGLVIFQFSISIVLIIATIIVNQQINFMQGDKLGFKKDHIIVVNNAFLLNKQTKAFKNELLKIPGVESVSGTSTMPGDAGFFGVSYQPEGSKQSITGRGIVVDDDFSKLLGLEVKQGRFFSESYPTDSLGLVLNEKAVSEMGLKNPIGARLTSPGVTLKDGSNVIFTVIGVVKDFHYQSLHQKITPLIFNSGQRNNTVFGEIGVKVKSDHFQSTLNSIQHTWDSFVKDHPYHYNFLDQTVAEQYHAEQTAQKVFSVFTVLAIFIACIGLMGLAAYATQQRIREIGIRKVLGASISGIVSMLSVDFLKLILFASLVAFPIAWFAMHSWLQNFAYRVAINWLVFILAAGISVLIAMLTISFQAIKAALTNPIKSLRSE
- a CDS encoding ABC transporter permease, translated to MIRNYIKVALRNLKHNKAYAIINVVGLSLGITCGILIFMLVSYHLSFDSFHRNKQRIYRVVTEFHEESIEYQPGVPQPLGKAVRDNYSFAEHVARIKTNRKVLISLPGAKDVKKFDEEETVAFAEPQFFDIFNFPLLQGDRKTMLAEPNTAIITQKMAAKYFGTEEAIGKIIRYNNKTDFKVTGILKDIPNNTDYKSEIYLSYLNLKDAYPDLARDDSWTQVSSSMQCFLLLKPSVTQQNVDLNFVGFAKKYLAPEDAKTTTYKLQPLNDIHFNTDYSGETDRRMLWAFALVGLFLIVTACVNFINLATAQVLNRAKEVGVRKVMGGVPKQLFWQFISETALITLLSVAGACVLAYLALPYLNDLFGTKIQFNTGTDIELASFLVLLSLVVIFLSGSYPGLVLAKFQPVIALKGEVSQKNVGGFSLRRVLVITQFAISQVLIIGTIVIASQMNFSRTTDLGFNKQGIILLPVPTDDKMKMNTLHNRLASVPGVESVSICHQPPASQSNNLTGIRYGNNVKDELWEINEKDADDQYIKTFGLKLIAGRNLFPSDTSREFVVNEVVVKKLNLRSPQDIIGKMIRAGGNTGPVVGVIKNFHNASFRQGIAPVFLTTNYQSYDNYAIKVNLNNAKPALAAFDKLWTETYPDHIYSYQFLDERLAKFYDQDNTMLKLIEVFACIAILIGCLGLYGLISFMALRKTKEIGVRKVLGASVQNIIWLFGREFGMLVLVAFVIAAPLAWWAMHHYLQDFKYRIALSPWIFLSAVLITIVISSLTVSYRSVKAALANPVKSLRSK
- a CDS encoding ABC transporter permease, coding for MFRNYIKTAYRSLKKNKGFTAINVLGLALGLAVCLLIVFYVIDELSYDRYNVKLDRIYRVNNDIKFGGSDDSYAVAPAPLAAVLESEFPDVEHAVRFRQNGGLNLKKGEQNIQEHHVIYADPKIFSVFTFPMINGDPNTALKEPHAVVISESTANKYFGSTNVVGKTLVTNENTNYKITGVIKDIPKQSHVQADIFISMTTLDESRQTTWLSNNFQTYILLKPGADIVALNRRMKQMVKEHMDPQMQNVVHMSYDDFEKAGNYIRMNTIPLKDIHLKSNLQAELGQNGNIQFVYIFSAIALFILLIACVNFMNLSTARSANRAREVGVRKVLGSARKHLIAQFLAESIMVTLVATVIALITAWALLPIFNQMSGKELTFTVHSLIWLIPTILIIVLVIGCLAGSYPAFFLSGFQPIEVLKGKLAAGFKGGSLRSFLVVLQFSISIFLIIGTLVIYNQLKYIQNKDLGYSRSHVLVVKNLYALGKQAKTFKDEIKRMPGVGNATMTGYTPTMDYRNSNTMFLTPTLDTKNAMNTQMWYVDEDYINTLGIKMVAGRDFSKQMLTDSSSIIINEMAAKRLGYKDPINKMLYVPMDQQAKVIKGYRIVGVMKDFNFNSLRENVSHLTLILGEERGALNIRVKTSDMPGFIKQVENKWKEMSPNQQFDYSFMDQDFDATYRTEQRMGKIFVSFTSLAIIIACLGLFGLAAYAAEQRTKEIGIRKVLGAGVSTIVAMLSIDFIKLVIVSIIIAAPLAWFAMQYWLQGFAYRQNIQWWIIAVAGLGAIVIAFATISFQSVKAALINPIKSLRSE
- a CDS encoding ABC transporter permease, producing MIRNYLKTAVRSLFKNKGYSFLNIFGLAIGIACAAFIFLWVENEFSFDQFNTNKDRVYLTLVNQPYDKYVFTHNSTQAPLAAAMQTEIPGIEKTCRASEGETSLLFTVGDKSVYASGRYAEPTFFEMFTLPFVQGNIKNAFSQLNSLVITEATAKKFFGNQQNVIGKTIRVDNKENYVVSGVIKDNPTNSSIQFEWIAPFEIIYKQSPWMKDWGNSGLTTYVELKPGANVDAVNKQLKNFVQRHSPVSISHPFLFNLNNWHLHDHFENGKMTGGQIEYVRLFSVIAWIILLIACINFMNLATARSEKRAREVGVRKVLGAGKKSLIAQFIGEALILAFVAAILAVFIVVLLMPLFNALVQQQLTIGLDKPLHLLALLGITLICGLIAGSYPSFYLSSFNPVSVLKGLKLKDGSAAYIRKGLVVLQFSVSIILIIGTIIIYQQIQHVKSRNLGLNKDNLVEVMVHGDLGKNFNAIKQDMINSGRVSDAALADHTTLGGGNNTDRLGWEGKAPGSKVLISGRSITPEFFATSGMHILEGRNLQSSDSVVAVQGAVKTMNTVITRSFAKLMGKGSAINKLYYNEGDPNVKLRVVGVVNDYVYGNMYGTPDPVVFSVIKPQDAYIMYVKLNGKDVAKGIDDVKNIVSRYNPGYPFEYRFVDDQFNKHFLSEMLVSKLSQVFALLAIVISCLGLFGLAAYTAERRFKEIGIRKVLGASVSGITSLLSVDFLKLVAMACIVAFPLAYWGMHNWLNNYEYRITINWWVFAIAGCVAMLIALLTISFQSIKAAIANPIKSLRSE